A genome region from Mycobacterium florentinum includes the following:
- a CDS encoding CAP domain-containing protein produces MTKSFRAATVALVAIMIGLVAVQGSCAVAAADNKRLNNSVVVNVHTVQQQAGCNSKITISPQLQLAAQWHAGDVLNNRVLDGNTGSDGSSPQDRATAAGYRGKVSETVAITRAMAINNLDIITQWYYDPVSYGVMADCANTQIGVWSENSLDRSVAVAVYGQPAPN; encoded by the coding sequence ATGACGAAGAGCTTTCGGGCTGCCACCGTTGCCTTGGTGGCCATCATGATCGGATTGGTCGCCGTGCAGGGGAGTTGTGCGGTCGCCGCCGCCGACAACAAGCGGCTCAACAACAGTGTCGTCGTCAATGTCCACACGGTTCAACAGCAAGCCGGCTGCAATTCAAAGATCACCATCAGTCCGCAGTTGCAGCTCGCTGCCCAATGGCACGCCGGTGATGTGCTGAATAACCGCGTACTCGATGGGAATACCGGCTCCGATGGTTCGAGTCCACAGGATCGTGCGACGGCGGCGGGCTACCGCGGCAAGGTGAGCGAAACCGTCGCGATCACACGGGCAATGGCGATCAACAACCTCGACATCATCACCCAGTGGTACTACGACCCAGTGTCCTATGGGGTCATGGCCGACTGCGCCAACACGCAGATCGGGGTGTGGTCGGAGAACAGTCTTGACCGAAGCGTCGCGGTGGCCGTCTACGGCCAGCCAGCGCCGAATTGA
- a CDS encoding MCE family protein — translation MARRGIVAVALGLAATMGSASCGWQGANSIPLPGTQGRGAGAYTIQAQLPDVSNVERNSRVRVGDVNVGTVTDIQRQGWHALVTMTINGDIHLPANATATVGQTSVFGTRHIELAAPTSTAPQGVLRNGSLIPLSSGRAYPTIEKTLAAVSLLFNGGGIGQIQEITRSLSTAFAGRENDLRSLIEQLSTFTGNLNDQIGDIIAATDSLNALVIQIADQKPVLDKAIKVIPDALAVLSEQRQHLADALDSLGKFSALSADVVIRTKDSIVNELKQLGPVVQSLADSGQALTRSLSVLSTYPWHKEGLPKWMRGDYANSTLVIDLTLSRIDNTFFTGTRWEGNLTELEMQWGRTIGQIPSPYTAGNPLVAPYRRDQGR, via the coding sequence ATGGCGCGGCGCGGAATTGTTGCCGTGGCCCTGGGGCTGGCAGCGACGATGGGGTCGGCTTCCTGCGGGTGGCAGGGTGCGAACTCTATCCCTTTGCCCGGCACGCAAGGTCGCGGTGCCGGTGCATACACCATTCAAGCCCAGCTGCCCGACGTTTCCAATGTCGAGCGCAATTCGCGTGTCCGAGTCGGCGACGTCAACGTTGGTACCGTGACCGACATACAGCGCCAGGGCTGGCACGCGCTGGTGACGATGACGATCAACGGTGATATCCATCTGCCAGCCAATGCCACCGCTACAGTCGGACAGACCAGCGTGTTTGGCACCCGGCACATCGAGCTGGCGGCGCCCACCAGCACCGCCCCGCAGGGCGTGTTGCGCAACGGCTCACTGATTCCGTTGTCGTCCGGGCGCGCTTACCCAACAATCGAAAAAACCCTTGCGGCAGTCTCGCTGCTGTTCAATGGCGGCGGAATTGGCCAGATTCAAGAAATTACGCGATCACTCAGCACCGCCTTCGCGGGCCGTGAGAACGACTTGCGAAGCCTCATCGAGCAATTGAGCACGTTCACCGGCAACCTGAATGACCAGATCGGCGACATCATCGCCGCCACCGATAGCTTGAACGCGTTGGTGATTCAGATCGCCGACCAGAAACCCGTTCTCGACAAAGCGATCAAAGTAATCCCCGATGCGCTTGCTGTTCTCAGCGAACAGCGACAGCACCTCGCCGATGCACTCGACTCCTTGGGCAAGTTCAGCGCGCTCTCGGCAGACGTGGTGATCCGTACCAAAGACAGCATCGTCAACGAACTCAAGCAGCTTGGCCCAGTCGTGCAATCACTAGCCGATTCTGGTCAAGCGTTGACCCGTTCGCTCAGCGTGCTGTCGACCTACCCCTGGCATAAAGAAGGGCTTCCCAAGTGGATGCGCGGTGACTACGCGAACAGCACGTTGGTCATCGATCTCACACTAAGCCGGATTGACAACACCTTCTTTACCGGTACCCGCTGGGAGGGCAACCTCACCGAGCTGGAGATGCAATGGGGCCGCACTATCGGCCAAATCCCAAGCCCTTACACCGCCGGTAATCCGCTCGTGGCTCCCTATCGGCGCGATCAGGGACGGTGA
- a CDS encoding glycosyltransferase family 4 protein, translated as MKILMVSWEYPPVVIGGLGRHVHHLSTALAAAGHDVVVLSRRPTGTDPSTHPSSDEIREGVRVIAAAQDPHEFTFGTDMMAWTLAMGHAMIRAGLTLKKPGSSRPWRPDVVHAHDWLVAHPAIALAQFYDVPMVSTIHATEAGRHSGWVSGAISRQVHAVESWLVRESDSLITCSASMSDEITELFGPGLAETTVIRNGIDAARWPFAQRRPRTGPAELLYVGRLEYEKGVQDLIAALPRIRRTNPGTTLTIAGDGTQQDWLVEQARKHRVLKATRFVGHLHHDELLAALHRAGAAVFPSHYEPFGLVALEAAAAGAPLVTSNIGGLGEAVINGQTGVSCPPRDVAALAAAVRTVLDDPEAAQRRARAARERLTSDFDWQTVAGQTAQVYVAAKRGERQQLPRLPITEHALPDR; from the coding sequence GTGAAAATCCTGATGGTGTCGTGGGAGTACCCGCCGGTCGTGATCGGTGGGCTGGGCCGTCACGTGCATCATCTGTCGACCGCGCTGGCCGCCGCCGGGCACGACGTAGTGGTGTTGTCACGCCGCCCGACGGGCACCGACCCCAGCACCCACCCCTCGTCCGACGAGATCCGCGAGGGCGTGCGGGTAATCGCGGCCGCCCAGGATCCGCACGAATTCACTTTCGGCACAGACATGATGGCCTGGACGCTGGCGATGGGTCACGCCATGATCCGCGCCGGGCTCACTCTGAAGAAACCGGGCTCTTCCCGGCCGTGGCGTCCCGACGTGGTGCACGCCCACGATTGGCTGGTCGCCCACCCCGCGATTGCTCTTGCCCAATTCTATGACGTGCCAATGGTTTCCACGATCCACGCGACCGAGGCCGGTCGGCATTCGGGCTGGGTTTCCGGAGCGATCAGCCGCCAGGTGCACGCGGTCGAATCGTGGCTGGTGCGTGAATCCGATTCGCTGATCACCTGTTCGGCGTCGATGAGCGACGAGATCACCGAGCTCTTCGGTCCCGGCCTGGCCGAAACCACGGTGATCCGCAACGGAATCGACGCGGCGCGTTGGCCGTTCGCGCAGCGGCGTCCCCGCACCGGGCCCGCCGAGCTGCTCTACGTCGGTCGCCTGGAGTACGAAAAGGGTGTGCAAGATCTGATCGCCGCGCTGCCACGGATCCGGCGCACCAACCCGGGTACCACGCTGACGATCGCCGGCGACGGTACCCAGCAGGACTGGCTCGTTGAGCAGGCCCGTAAACACCGGGTACTCAAGGCAACTCGCTTCGTCGGACACCTGCATCACGACGAACTGCTGGCGGCACTGCATCGGGCCGGCGCGGCGGTGTTCCCCAGCCACTACGAGCCGTTCGGGCTCGTCGCGCTGGAGGCCGCCGCGGCCGGGGCCCCACTGGTGACGTCCAACATCGGCGGCCTGGGCGAAGCGGTGATCAACGGACAGACCGGGGTGTCGTGCCCGCCGCGCGACGTGGCGGCGCTGGCCGCGGCGGTGCGCACCGTGCTCGACGATCCCGAGGCCGCGCAGCGGCGCGCCCGCGCCGCCCGCGAACGGCTCACCTCTGACTTCGATTGGCAGACGGTGGCAGGCCAGACCGCTCAGGTGTATGTGGCGGCCAAGCGCGGCGAGCGTCAGCAACTGCCCCGGTTGCCGATCACCGAGCACGCGCTGCCCGACCGCTGA
- a CDS encoding MCE family protein yields the protein MRLFAERDPVTIGAIGVGLTAAITAIALNYDKLPIIDQTKQYSAYFAEAGGLIPGAAVQVSGLKVGKVESIGLDGPRVLVTFNIDNSVRLGDCTEAAVKTKTLLGAKILEVTPRGNGRQNGPIPLNRTHSAYQLPDALGELATTISGLNTDQLSTSLATLSKTFKDTPPALKVALQGVTRFSDTLDARDAQLRKLLESANKATAVLAQRSDQVVGIITNLNGLLRQLLAQSSSLDQISHNVSALAAEVKGFISDNRDTFKPALEKLNGVLTIVDNRKEVVQKTIKMLNSYLMSLGESVSAAPFFKAYLSNLPPGQFMLPFIDAAFSDLGLDPNVLLPSQRADPQVGQPGTPPLPVPYPRTGQGGPPNTTLPDSITGNLGDPRYPYRPPLPAPPPGGPPPGPPGIGPPGIASTPVPSSTPVVFPPIDTPTTDGNGR from the coding sequence GTGAGGTTGTTCGCGGAGCGCGATCCGGTCACCATCGGCGCAATCGGCGTCGGGTTGACCGCTGCCATCACCGCGATCGCGCTGAACTACGACAAGCTGCCGATCATCGACCAAACCAAGCAATACTCGGCCTACTTCGCAGAGGCAGGAGGGCTGATTCCCGGTGCCGCCGTGCAGGTTTCCGGCCTCAAGGTGGGCAAGGTCGAAAGCATCGGCCTCGACGGGCCACGAGTCCTCGTCACGTTTAACATCGACAACAGTGTTCGTCTCGGTGATTGCACCGAGGCGGCGGTCAAGACCAAAACCCTACTCGGGGCGAAGATCCTAGAGGTCACTCCGCGGGGGAACGGTCGACAGAACGGTCCGATCCCCCTCAACCGAACGCACTCGGCGTACCAACTGCCGGACGCACTTGGTGAGCTCGCGACGACAATCAGCGGGCTGAACACCGACCAGCTGTCCACGTCGCTGGCGACGTTGTCCAAGACTTTCAAAGACACACCGCCTGCGCTAAAGGTTGCGCTCCAAGGTGTCACGCGGTTCTCCGACACCCTGGACGCGCGTGACGCGCAGCTGCGCAAACTGCTCGAAAGCGCGAACAAGGCGACGGCTGTTCTGGCGCAGCGCAGTGACCAAGTGGTCGGGATTATCACCAACCTCAACGGATTACTGAGGCAACTGCTTGCGCAGAGCTCTTCGCTGGATCAGATCTCACACAACGTGTCGGCCCTCGCGGCAGAAGTGAAGGGATTCATCTCCGACAATCGTGACACCTTCAAGCCCGCATTGGAGAAGCTGAACGGCGTCTTGACCATCGTCGACAACCGTAAAGAAGTGGTGCAGAAAACCATCAAGATGCTCAACAGTTATCTCATGTCGCTTGGCGAAAGTGTCTCTGCCGCACCCTTCTTCAAGGCCTATCTTTCGAACCTGCCGCCGGGACAGTTCATGTTGCCGTTCATCGACGCCGCGTTTTCCGATCTGGGTCTTGACCCCAATGTCTTGCTGCCTTCGCAGCGCGCCGACCCGCAGGTGGGCCAGCCGGGAACCCCGCCGCTTCCGGTGCCCTACCCTCGGACGGGACAGGGCGGACCACCGAATACGACGCTGCCCGACTCGATTACGGGCAATCTCGGCGATCCTCGCTACCCCTACCGGCCACCACTGCCGGCACCGCCGCCCGGCGGGCCGCCCCCGGGTCCGCCGGGGATTGGGCCGCCGGGAATAGCGTCGACGCCGGTGCCGAGTTCGACACCAGTAGTCTTCCCGCCGATCGATACGCCAACGACAGACGGGAACGGCCGATGA
- a CDS encoding MCE family protein, translated as MIVAVTLSALLVAGSVIAVHFTENINRKKVVAFFANSNGVFVGDDVEILGVPVGKIERIEPQGDRVKISFWYDDKYQVPANADAVILSPSLVPVRAVQLTPAYTGGPVMADNTVIPQERTAVPVEFDDLRRQLQKLTAALEPTQPGGVSTAGALINTAADNLRGQGEAIRKSIIAMSQAFSALGDHSNDIFSTVKNLSILVTALQGSTTAIRSLNEHLATATQLLSNDPTEVGDAVRDVNSVVGDVQSFVAANRETLGTTSDKVASISTALVQSLGDLKETLHMAPTTLQNFINIYHPAKAALYGAMELNGFENPIAFICGAIEATARLGAEKASKLCVQYLAPIIKNRQYNFPPLGENLFNGAMARPNELTYSEDWLRPDYVAPQPPPSAPSPAQAQPASAQAPPAPEPAGPAQHSGPANGLQDMLLPSGAGS; from the coding sequence ATGATCGTGGCCGTGACGCTTTCGGCGCTGCTGGTGGCCGGGTCAGTCATCGCCGTGCACTTCACCGAGAACATTAACCGCAAGAAGGTCGTGGCGTTCTTCGCTAACAGCAACGGGGTCTTCGTCGGCGATGATGTCGAGATTCTCGGTGTGCCGGTCGGCAAGATCGAACGGATTGAGCCGCAGGGTGATCGGGTCAAGATCAGCTTCTGGTACGACGACAAATACCAAGTGCCGGCCAACGCGGACGCGGTGATACTTTCGCCGTCGCTGGTGCCCGTGCGGGCCGTGCAGCTCACACCCGCCTACACGGGTGGACCAGTTATGGCAGATAACACCGTGATCCCCCAGGAACGCACCGCGGTACCCGTGGAGTTCGACGACCTGCGTCGACAACTCCAAAAGCTCACCGCTGCACTTGAGCCGACCCAACCCGGTGGTGTAAGCACGGCAGGCGCCCTGATCAACACGGCTGCCGACAACCTGCGCGGCCAAGGCGAGGCAATCAGGAAGTCCATCATCGCTATGTCGCAGGCGTTTTCGGCGCTCGGTGATCACAGCAACGATATCTTCAGCACGGTCAAGAATCTGTCCATCCTCGTGACGGCACTGCAGGGCAGCACGACGGCCATCCGCTCGCTCAATGAGCATCTCGCCACCGCCACCCAACTGTTGTCCAACGATCCCACCGAGGTGGGCGACGCGGTGCGCGACGTCAACTCCGTGGTCGGCGACGTCCAATCCTTCGTGGCCGCCAACCGGGAGACCCTGGGAACGACCTCGGACAAGGTGGCCTCAATCAGCACCGCTCTGGTCCAAAGCCTCGGAGATCTTAAAGAGACGCTGCACATGGCCCCGACCACGTTGCAGAACTTCATCAATATCTATCACCCCGCAAAAGCAGCACTATATGGCGCGATGGAGTTGAACGGCTTCGAGAATCCGATCGCCTTCATTTGCGGCGCCATCGAGGCCACCGCACGCCTCGGCGCCGAGAAGGCATCGAAGTTATGCGTCCAATATCTGGCGCCGATCATCAAGAACCGGCAGTACAACTTCCCGCCGTTGGGAGAGAACCTCTTCAACGGAGCGATGGCGCGGCCCAACGAGCTTACCTACAGCGAGGATTGGCTGCGGCCGGACTATGTTGCGCCTCAGCCACCGCCCTCAGCACCGTCGCCCGCGCAGGCGCAGCCGGCGTCGGCACAGGCACCACCTGCCCCTGAACCCGCAGGCCCGGCACAGCACTCCGGTCCGGCCAATGGGCTGCAGGACATGCTGCTTCCCAGCGGAGCCGGATCATGA
- a CDS encoding MCE family protein: MRGKLTGILWRLGIFVIVCLFFTLAMFAIFGQLRLQDDDAYNAIFSNASGLEQGQFVRIAGVEVGKVERIALQPDATVKVQFSTNKSVVLNRGTRAVIHYADLVGGRYLALEEGAGATTTLRPGETIPESNTSPGLDLDALIGGFRPLFRALDPDQINALSGQLISAFEGQGDTIGGFFQQTAALTNTLADRNQLIDQVIVNLNTVLGSLGDQNTQFAKAVDSLAQLVATLSGRKDDIAKSVAYSNAAAGSIADLLSQSRPSLQKVVHETDRTAAIVLADHDYVDNLIATLPDAYQILSRQGIYGDFFSFYTCQLLLKVNGKGGQPVYVKLTGQSSGRCTPK; this comes from the coding sequence ATGAGAGGCAAACTGACCGGCATCCTTTGGCGCCTGGGCATCTTCGTCATCGTGTGCCTGTTCTTCACACTGGCGATGTTCGCGATCTTCGGGCAGCTGCGACTGCAGGATGACGACGCGTACAACGCGATCTTCTCCAACGCGTCAGGACTCGAGCAAGGGCAGTTCGTCCGCATCGCCGGAGTCGAGGTTGGCAAGGTCGAACGCATCGCGCTGCAACCGGATGCCACGGTCAAAGTGCAGTTCAGCACCAACAAGTCGGTGGTACTGAATCGGGGCACCCGAGCGGTCATCCACTATGCCGACCTGGTGGGAGGTCGATACCTGGCGCTCGAGGAAGGTGCGGGCGCGACCACCACTCTTAGGCCCGGCGAGACGATTCCGGAGTCGAACACCTCGCCGGGGCTTGACCTGGACGCGCTGATCGGGGGATTCCGGCCGCTGTTTCGCGCGCTGGATCCCGACCAAATCAATGCACTTTCAGGCCAATTGATTTCAGCATTCGAAGGACAGGGCGATACCATCGGCGGCTTCTTCCAGCAGACCGCGGCGCTTACCAACACACTGGCTGACCGAAACCAACTGATCGACCAGGTCATCGTCAACCTGAACACGGTGCTCGGGTCGCTCGGTGACCAAAACACACAGTTCGCCAAGGCGGTCGACTCGCTCGCCCAACTGGTGGCCACACTCTCTGGGCGCAAGGACGACATCGCCAAGTCTGTCGCTTACTCGAATGCCGCCGCTGGCTCGATCGCTGACCTGCTATCGCAGTCGCGCCCATCGTTGCAAAAAGTTGTGCACGAAACCGATCGCACCGCAGCGATTGTGCTCGCCGACCATGACTACGTCGATAACCTCATCGCCACGCTGCCCGACGCCTACCAGATCCTCAGTCGCCAGGGCATATACGGCGACTTCTTCAGCTTCTACACCTGCCAATTGCTGCTTAAGGTCAATGGCAAAGGAGGCCAACCGGTGTACGTCAAGCTGACCGGCCAGTCCAGCGGACGGTGCACACCAAAGTGA
- a CDS encoding MCE family protein — translation MHLTTNTRIRLVALAAITLVATLIMTLGYIRLPELQFGAGRYQVALDLPDSGGLYSRANVTYRGTEVGEVKSIRLTGNGVQAVLSLKSSIPIPSDLVAEVHSQTALGEQYVDLLPRNNTSRPLRNGDVIAQGSVPPDINSLLDATNRGLQAIPRDNLKTVIDESYTAFGGLGPEIARIVKGSTALAIDSRRHLDELTNLTDNSAAILDTQTDTAPAIRAWAAHLATISNQLQTRDHDLTGIIKNGPAALDETRKLVERMQLTLPVMLANLATTAPVLVTYQADVEQLLVLLPMSVEVLQASALSESDTNSPFSGLNLNLTLNLNVPPPCLTGYLPPQQLRTAAAVDWPDRAPGNLYCRVPQDSPLNVRGVRNIPCETKPGKRAPTAAMCESDENYVPLNDGFNWKGDPNATLSGQGIPQLPAPPSPEPIAVTQYDPITGSYIGPDGKQHTQSDLARGGRENKTWQSLLIPTGS, via the coding sequence CTGCACCTCACGACGAATACCCGGATCCGTCTGGTGGCGTTGGCGGCAATCACGCTCGTAGCGACACTGATCATGACCTTGGGGTATATCCGCTTACCAGAACTGCAATTCGGCGCCGGCAGATATCAAGTCGCTCTGGATCTGCCCGACTCGGGAGGGCTTTATTCGCGAGCGAACGTCACTTATCGCGGCACCGAAGTCGGAGAGGTCAAAAGCATCCGCCTCACCGGCAACGGCGTCCAGGCCGTGCTCTCACTGAAATCCAGCATTCCCATCCCATCGGATCTCGTTGCCGAAGTTCATAGCCAGACCGCCCTCGGCGAACAGTACGTGGATTTGTTGCCCCGCAACAACACATCTCGGCCATTGAGGAACGGCGATGTCATCGCCCAGGGGTCGGTACCTCCAGATATCAACTCGCTGCTTGACGCAACCAACCGCGGTCTGCAAGCGATCCCGAGAGACAATCTCAAAACGGTGATCGATGAGTCGTACACGGCTTTCGGTGGACTGGGGCCCGAGATCGCCCGAATTGTCAAGGGATCTACCGCGCTGGCAATCGACTCTCGACGCCACCTCGACGAGTTGACAAATCTGACAGACAATTCGGCAGCGATATTGGACACCCAGACGGACACCGCACCTGCGATTCGGGCCTGGGCGGCGCATCTGGCCACCATCTCCAACCAACTTCAAACCCGCGACCACGACCTCACCGGCATCATCAAAAATGGCCCCGCCGCGCTTGATGAGACCCGCAAACTCGTGGAGCGGATGCAGCTGACGCTGCCGGTGATGCTCGCCAACCTCGCGACAACTGCTCCGGTATTGGTCACTTATCAGGCCGACGTCGAACAACTGCTGGTCCTGCTTCCGATGAGCGTGGAGGTATTGCAAGCCTCAGCATTATCCGAATCGGACACCAACAGCCCGTTTTCCGGGCTGAACCTGAACCTCACACTCAACCTGAACGTACCTCCGCCGTGCCTGACGGGATACCTTCCGCCCCAGCAGCTGCGCACGGCTGCCGCGGTCGACTGGCCGGACCGGGCACCGGGCAACCTCTACTGCCGCGTCCCGCAAGACTCGCCGCTGAATGTAAGGGGTGTCAGGAACATCCCTTGTGAGACCAAACCAGGTAAACGCGCCCCCACTGCCGCAATGTGCGAAAGCGATGAGAACTATGTCCCACTCAATGACGGCTTCAACTGGAAGGGCGACCCGAACGCGACCCTGTCCGGGCAGGGGATTCCGCAACTGCCAGCGCCACCTTCACCGGAGCCGATCGCGGTTACGCAATACGACCCGATCACCGGCTCATATATTGGGCCCGACGGAAAGCAGCACACCCAATCCGATCTGGCCCGCGGAGGCCGCGAGAACAAGACGTGGCAGTCCCTCCTTATCCCCACGGGTTCGTAA
- a CDS encoding esterase family protein has protein sequence MKTGTRVLRILLVAVLGLCLLIQARARADTGVEYLMVPSPSMGRDIPVAFLGQGPHAVYLLDSFDAGDAVSNWVTAGNAMTTLGNKGISVVAPAGGAYSFYTNWERDGGRQWETFLTDELPNWLSANKGLAAGGHAIVGASQGGTAAMTLAAFHPDRFRYAGSMSGFLYPSSTAVNGAISAGMMQYGGVDTANMWGPPQLGRWKWHDPYVHLPILVNNNTRLWVFSPGTLTASDPAAMIGYADQAQGTNRSFYQQFRQVGGTNGHFDIPTGGDHGWTTWGPQLAAMAGDLARTIK, from the coding sequence ATGAAGACAGGGACCCGAGTGCTGCGCATCCTCTTAGTCGCCGTACTCGGACTTTGCTTACTTATCCAGGCGCGCGCGCGAGCAGACACAGGCGTTGAATATCTGATGGTGCCCTCCCCGTCGATGGGACGCGATATCCCGGTCGCATTTCTTGGGCAAGGACCGCACGCCGTCTACCTTCTCGACTCGTTCGACGCCGGTGACGCCGTCAGCAACTGGGTGACCGCAGGCAATGCGATGACGACACTTGGTAACAAAGGCATTTCGGTTGTCGCACCGGCCGGGGGCGCCTACAGCTTCTACACCAACTGGGAACGCGACGGCGGCCGTCAGTGGGAGACGTTTCTCACCGACGAGCTACCCAACTGGCTGTCGGCCAACAAGGGTCTGGCCGCCGGCGGACATGCTATCGTCGGGGCCTCTCAAGGTGGCACTGCGGCAATGACACTCGCAGCTTTTCACCCCGATCGGTTTCGATATGCCGGTTCGATGTCCGGGTTCCTATACCCGTCAAGCACTGCTGTTAACGGAGCCATTAGCGCCGGCATGATGCAATACGGCGGGGTTGACACCGCCAATATGTGGGGTCCGCCCCAGCTGGGCCGCTGGAAATGGCACGACCCATACGTACACCTTCCTATCCTCGTCAACAACAACACCAGGCTGTGGGTGTTCAGTCCGGGCACGCTGACTGCCAGCGACCCGGCCGCGATGATTGGATACGCGGATCAGGCCCAGGGCACCAATCGGTCGTTCTATCAACAATTCCGCCAAGTCGGCGGGACGAACGGACATTTTGACATTCCGACCGGCGGGGATCACGGGTGGACGACGTGGGGTCCCCAACTGGCCGCAATGGCCGGCGACTTGGCCCGCACCATCAAGTGA
- a CDS encoding 1,4-alpha-glucan branching protein domain-containing protein: MSDSATPVPGMFTLVLHTHLPWLAHHGRWPVGEEWLYQSWAAAYLPLLRVLRALADEDRHRLITLGVTPVVNAQLDDPYCLDGMHHWLANWRLRAAEAASVRSIPKSKSAGYQSCTPEALREFGIRGSAEADQALDDFATLWQHGGSPLLRSLIDAGTVELLGGPLAHPFQPLLAPRLREFALREGLADAQLRLAHQPTGIWAPECAYAPGLETEYTAAGVTHFMVDGPSLHGETALGRPVGDTDVVAFGRDLQVSYRVWSPKSGYPGHAAYRDFHTYDHLTGLKPARVTGRNVSSADKAPYDPQRADHAVDVHVADFVDVVRNRLRSESERIGRPAHVIAAFDTELFGHWWYEGPTWLARVLRALPAAGVRVGTLSDALSGGFVGEPVALPPSSWGSGKDWQVWAGEKVADLVQLNNEVVDTALSTVDKALSQNCDGPTPRDRVADQILRETLLTVSSDWPFMVSKDSAADYARYRAHLHAHATREIAGALASGRRDTAQRLADGWSRADGLFGALDARRLPR; the protein is encoded by the coding sequence GTGAGCGATTCCGCGACACCGGTGCCCGGCATGTTCACGCTGGTGCTCCACACCCACCTGCCCTGGCTGGCGCACCATGGCCGCTGGCCGGTCGGCGAGGAATGGCTCTACCAGTCCTGGGCCGCGGCCTATCTGCCGCTGCTGCGGGTGCTGCGCGCCCTGGCCGACGAGGACCGCCACCGCCTGATCACCCTCGGCGTCACCCCGGTGGTCAATGCCCAGCTCGACGACCCGTACTGCCTCGACGGCATGCATCACTGGCTGGCGAACTGGCGGCTGCGGGCGGCCGAGGCCGCCAGCGTGCGGTCGATTCCCAAGTCGAAGTCGGCCGGCTACCAATCCTGCACACCGGAAGCGTTGCGGGAGTTCGGGATTCGCGGATCCGCGGAGGCCGACCAGGCGCTCGACGACTTCGCCACCCTCTGGCAGCACGGCGGCAGCCCGCTGCTGCGCAGCCTGATCGACGCCGGGACCGTGGAATTGCTCGGCGGCCCGCTCGCCCACCCGTTCCAGCCGCTGCTCGCCCCGCGACTGCGCGAATTCGCGCTGCGCGAAGGCCTGGCCGACGCGCAGCTGCGGCTGGCGCACCAGCCCACCGGCATCTGGGCGCCCGAGTGCGCCTACGCCCCGGGCCTAGAAACCGAGTACACGGCCGCCGGGGTCACCCACTTCATGGTCGACGGTCCCTCGCTGCACGGCGAGACCGCGCTCGGCCGGCCCGTCGGCGACACCGACGTGGTGGCGTTCGGGCGCGACCTGCAGGTCAGCTACCGGGTGTGGTCGCCGAAATCCGGCTACCCCGGGCACGCCGCCTACCGCGACTTCCACACCTACGACCACCTGACCGGGCTCAAGCCGGCGCGGGTCACCGGCCGCAACGTATCCTCCGCAGACAAGGCGCCATATGACCCCCAGCGCGCCGACCACGCGGTCGACGTACACGTCGCCGACTTCGTCGACGTCGTGCGCAACCGGCTGCGCAGCGAGTCCGAGCGGATCGGGCGCCCGGCGCACGTGATCGCCGCCTTCGACACCGAATTGTTCGGTCACTGGTGGTATGAGGGCCCGACCTGGTTGGCCCGGGTGCTACGGGCGCTGCCCGCCGCCGGGGTGCGGGTGGGCACGCTCAGCGATGCGCTGTCCGGCGGATTCGTCGGCGAGCCGGTCGCGCTGCCGCCCAGCTCGTGGGGCTCGGGCAAGGACTGGCAGGTGTGGGCCGGCGAGAAGGTGGCCGACCTGGTCCAGCTCAACAACGAGGTCGTCGACACCGCGCTGAGCACCGTCGACAAGGCACTGTCGCAGAACTGCGACGGGCCCACGCCGCGCGATCGCGTGGCCGACCAGATCCTGCGCGAGACCCTGCTGACGGTGTCCAGCGACTGGCCGTTCATGGTCAGTAAGGACTCCGCGGCCGATTACGCCCGCTACCGCGCACATCTGCACGCGCACGCGACCCGTGAGATCGCCGGGGCGCTGGCCTCGGGCCGGCGCGACACCGCGCAGCGGCTGGCCGACGGGTGGAGCCGCGCCGACGGTCTGTTCGGCGCCCTGGATGCCCGAAGGCTGCCCCGATGA